Genomic segment of Nostoc sp. TCL240-02:
GCGAGTATCTACACCAGTTTTAGAATTTACCCCACTTGCTTTAACACAAAGCTTTTTCACTTGCGTCCCATCTAAAATTGCATTCGTAAAATCAGCGCCTGTGACATTTACATCATCAAAAATAGAACGCAGCATCATTGCATCGGTCAACACCGCATCACTTAAATCAGCATTCTTAAACCTTGTGAGATAAGCTATGCCTTCACTAAAATCAGCACCATGCAGATTTGCTCCCTCCAATAGGGTACCGTTGAACACGCCACCACGTAAGTCAGCATTGCTAAAATTAGCATTCTCTAATTTGAGATTAGTAAACTCAGTACCAACTAAACTTTGACCAGAGTAATCCTTCACCTTTAGTTCATCATTACCCACAGAACGGGTAATACTAGAAGAACTTGCAGCTTCCGCCGATAGGGGAAACAAAAAAAGAACCATAGCTAAGACAAAGCTAGCTAACAGCCGCCAATATTTCATAATCTCTTCTTAATAAATCTCAACACTTCTACCATTAACTATTAAACCTCACAGAAGAGGACAAAGGAGTGGGGAGATGAGTTTTCCCCCCTGCTCCCTGCCCCTCTGCCTTTTTTCAATGCCCAATGCCCCAATTCGATACACAAGACTGTAAAACCAGAAAGCATCTCGTAGGATGATATATGTTGAGGTGCGATGCCTAACGGCAAGTTGCTCCGCATCTACGCAAAATTACCTGTGGCTAATCAAGAAGACAACGCCCAATCTCTGGCGCGAACCCCTTTATATCAAGTGGGTGTAGAACTCAAAGCCCGCTTTACCAGCTTTGGTGGCTGGGAAATGCCCGTGCAATTTAGTGGCATTAGCCGCGAACACGAGGCTGTAAGAAATACAGCCGGAATGTTTGATATTTCACACATGGGTAAATTTACCCTCCAAGGTAAAAATCTCATTTCCCAACTCCAGTCTCTAGTGCCTTCAGACTTGAGTCGATTGCAACCCGGTCAAGCACAATACACCGTACTGTTAAATCCTCAAGCGGGAATTATTGACGATATCATTGTTTATTACCAAGGTGAAGACACCACTGGTATACAAAAGGCATTTATCATCGTCAATGCAGCAACCTCTGGTAAAGATAAAGCATGGATTTTGCAACATCTTGACCTGGATAAAGTGCAATTCCAAGACCTTTCACCAGAAAAAGCTTTAATTGCCGTGCAAGGGCCAAAAGCGATTAAATATCTCCAGCCTTTAGTGCAAGAAGACTTACAACTAATCAAAGCCTTCGGACATTTAGAAGCAACCTTACTAGGTAAACCTGCTTTCCTGGCCCGCACAGGTTACACCGGAGAAGATGGCTTTGAGGTGATGGTAGACCCAGATGTGGGAGTAGAATTGTGGCAAAATCTCCAGAAAGCTGGTGTTATCCCCTGTGGACTTGGTGCGAGAGATACCCTACGCCTAG
This window contains:
- a CDS encoding pentapeptide repeat-containing protein, producing MKYWRLLASFVLAMVLFLFPLSAEAASSSSITRSVGNDELKVKDYSGQSLVGTEFTNLKLENANFSNADLRGGVFNGTLLEGANLHGADFSEGIAYLTRFKNADLSDAVLTDAMMLRSIFDDVNVTGADFTNAILDGTQVKKLCVKASGVNSKTGVDTRQSLGCK
- the gcvT gene encoding glycine cleavage system aminomethyltransferase GcvT translates to MANQEDNAQSLARTPLYQVGVELKARFTSFGGWEMPVQFSGISREHEAVRNTAGMFDISHMGKFTLQGKNLISQLQSLVPSDLSRLQPGQAQYTVLLNPQAGIIDDIIVYYQGEDTTGIQKAFIIVNAATSGKDKAWILQHLDLDKVQFQDLSPEKALIAVQGPKAIKYLQPLVQEDLQLIKAFGHLEATLLGKPAFLARTGYTGEDGFEVMVDPDVGVELWQNLQKAGVIPCGLGARDTLRLEAAMALYGQDIDDTTTPLEAGLGWLVHLDTKGDFIGREVLAQQKASGMQRRLVGLQTPGRNIARHGYQVLSAGKVVGEVSSGTLSPTLGYPIALAYVPTQLATIGQQLEVEIRGKAYPAVVVKRPFYRSKNRAAN